The DNA window GGTGGGCGGCTTGCGCACCGACCGGCGGATCAGCCATGTGTTCGTGATGGACGTGCCCGCCTATGCCGAGACCCTGTTTGTAACGGATGCAGCCATCAACATCTTTCCCGATCTCGATGCCAAGCGGGACATTATCCAGAACGCCATCGATCTTTATACGCAAGCCGGCTTCGGCAAATCGCCGCGGGTGGCGATCCTGTCGGCGGTCGAAACCGTTACCTCCAAGATTCCATCCACGATCGAGGCGGCTGCGCTCTGCAAGATGGCGGATCGCGGGCAGATCACTGGCGGCTTGCTCGACGGACCGCTTGCTTTCGACAATGCGATCGACGTGGAAGCAGCACGGATCAAGGGAATCAAGTCCGAGGTCGCCGGGCGGGCGCAGATCCTGCTCGTTCCCGACCTCGAATCCGGCAATATGCTGGCCAAAAATCTGGCCTACTTCGCCAAGGCGGATAGTGCCGGCATCGTGCTCGGCGCCCGGGTGCCGGTTGTTCTGACGTCGCGTGCGGACTCGGCGCGGGCGCGAATGGCTTCCTGCGCGGTGGCCGCGCTCTATGCGCATGCAAGGCGCCAACATGCTCCAACAG is part of the Bradyrhizobium erythrophlei genome and encodes:
- a CDS encoding phosphate acetyltransferase → MTVMPADPVETHSASKYDRLIAAAQAVPPVPTIVVHPCDETSLRGVVDSAAAGIIRPVLVGPEQKIRDTASKFSLDISGFEIADAAHSEDAAAKGVELVHAAKGEMLMKGSLHTDELMRSVTAKVGGLRTDRRISHVFVMDVPAYAETLFVTDAAINIFPDLDAKRDIIQNAIDLYTQAGFGKSPRVAILSAVETVTSKIPSTIEAAALCKMADRGQITGGLLDGPLAFDNAIDVEAARIKGIKSEVAGRAQILLVPDLESGNMLAKNLAYFAKADSAGIVLGARVPVVLTSRADSARARMASCAVAALYAHARRQHAPTVAA